From a single Pseudomonas cremoricolorata genomic region:
- a CDS encoding C39 family peptidase, with amino-acid sequence MRVVLLAALMCLNSLCLAAQMAVVALPGGNMVYKPVQSVRERRFADLVQQRTDFSCGAAALATVLKQAYWLDVDEHQVIEGMLAESDQDTVKVQGFSMLDMKRYVERIGMRARGYRVEADSLQRITIPVVVLMDIRGYKHFVVLQRIDKGWVYIGDPVLGHKRYRFDDFVKGWNGIVFAVIGPGYDKANALLDPPAPLTAKSRVDGFFPVEDAQLMEFGFIQSDFF; translated from the coding sequence ATGCGCGTCGTTCTACTTGCCGCACTGATGTGCCTGAACAGCCTGTGCCTGGCCGCGCAGATGGCCGTGGTGGCATTGCCGGGCGGCAATATGGTGTACAAACCGGTGCAGAGCGTTCGTGAACGTCGCTTCGCCGATCTGGTGCAACAACGTACCGACTTCAGTTGCGGCGCCGCCGCCCTGGCCACCGTGCTCAAGCAGGCCTACTGGCTTGACGTCGACGAGCATCAGGTGATCGAGGGTATGCTCGCCGAGTCCGATCAGGACACCGTCAAGGTCCAGGGCTTTTCCATGCTCGACATGAAACGCTATGTCGAGCGCATCGGCATGCGTGCCCGCGGCTACCGGGTCGAAGCCGACAGCCTGCAGCGCATTACCATCCCGGTGGTGGTGTTGATGGATATCCGCGGTTACAAGCACTTCGTGGTACTACAGCGCATCGACAAGGGCTGGGTCTACATTGGCGACCCGGTACTGGGCCACAAGCGCTACAGATTCGATGATTTCGTCAAAGGCTGGAACGGCATCGTGTTTGCCGTCATCGGTCCAGGCTATGACAAGGCCAACGCGCTGCTCGACCCACCCGCCCCGCTTACCGCGAAAAGTCGCGTCGATGGGTTCTTCCCGGTCGAGGATGCGCAATTGATGGAATTCGGTTTTATCCAGAGTGATTTCTTCTAA
- a CDS encoding AAA family ATPase, with protein sequence MKVVVLCGPESSGKSWLSGEIQARFGGQVVGEYVRHFIDREQRDTCYADIPAIACGQLDWEDRARASAPPLLILDTHLLSNLLWSRTLFGDCPAWIEHAVLEREYHLHLLLRPDGVDWVDDGQRCQPQLQERQRFFDASLAWLLRHQQPLQIIEGSWDQRRVAALGAVAELLER encoded by the coding sequence ATGAAGGTGGTGGTGCTGTGCGGCCCGGAATCGAGTGGCAAGAGCTGGCTGAGCGGGGAAATTCAGGCCCGCTTCGGTGGCCAGGTAGTCGGTGAGTACGTGCGCCACTTCATCGACCGCGAGCAGCGCGACACCTGCTACGCCGACATTCCCGCCATCGCCTGCGGCCAGCTCGACTGGGAAGACCGCGCCAGGGCCAGCGCCCCGCCGTTGCTGATTCTCGATACCCACCTGCTGAGCAACCTGCTGTGGAGTCGCACACTGTTCGGCGACTGCCCCGCGTGGATCGAGCATGCCGTGCTGGAACGTGAGTATCACCTGCACCTGCTGCTGCGCCCAGACGGGGTCGACTGGGTCGATGACGGCCAGCGCTGCCAGCCGCAGTTGCAGGAGCGCCAGCGCTTCTTCGACGCCAGTCTGGCCTGGTTGCTGCGTCATCAGCAGCCGCTGCAGATCATCGAAGGCTCATGGGATCAGCGGCGCGTCGCCGCGCTCGGCGCGGTGGCTGAACTGCTGGAGCGATGA
- the pnuC gene encoding nicotinamide riboside transporter PnuC, which produces MSGLELFAAVLGVVAVWLTVKQNPWCWPIGLVMVLLYSWIFYEVKLYSDMLLQVVYAALQLYGWWQWTRPGGHAHARQVSRLAPSALLGGLGTGLLASLALGAAMAHWTDAAQPWLDAALTGFSLVAQLWMAHKRVQCWPLWVVLDVIFVALFLYKGLYLTAALYALFTLIAVRGWQEWRRDPALASA; this is translated from the coding sequence ATGTCCGGCCTGGAACTGTTCGCCGCCGTACTTGGCGTAGTCGCCGTGTGGCTCACCGTCAAGCAGAACCCTTGGTGCTGGCCTATCGGCCTGGTCATGGTGTTGCTGTACAGCTGGATTTTCTATGAGGTGAAACTCTACTCGGACATGCTGTTGCAGGTGGTCTACGCCGCGCTGCAACTGTACGGCTGGTGGCAGTGGACACGCCCTGGGGGACACGCACACGCGCGGCAGGTCAGTCGTCTGGCGCCCTCGGCGCTGCTCGGCGGGCTTGGCACGGGATTGCTCGCCAGCCTGGCCCTGGGCGCGGCGATGGCGCACTGGACCGACGCCGCCCAGCCCTGGCTGGACGCCGCGCTCACCGGCTTCAGTCTGGTGGCGCAACTGTGGATGGCGCACAAGCGTGTGCAGTGCTGGCCGCTGTGGGTGGTGCTGGATGTGATCTTCGTGGCCTTGTTCCTGTACAAGGGGCTGTACCTCACCGCTGCGCTGTACGCGCTGTTCACGCTGATTGCCGTGCGCGGCTGGCAGGAGTGGCGCCGTGACCCAGCGCTGGCCTCGGCATGA
- a CDS encoding undecaprenyl-diphosphate phosphatase, translating to MDFWSAAQAIILGIVEGLTEFLPISSTGHQIIVADLIDFGGERAMAFNIIIQLGAILAVVWEFRRKIGDIVVGLPRQPRARRFTLNLLIAFMPAVVLGVIFADLIHHYLFNPITVAAALVIGGVIMLWAERRVHRIEVEHVDEMNWSHALKIGFVQCLAMIPGTSRSGSTIIGGLLFGLSRQAATEFSFFLAMPTMVGAAVYSGYKYRDLFQPADLPVFALGFVVSFIFAMIAVRALLKFIAHHSYAAFAWYRIVFGVLILATWAFGWVDWSTAIA from the coding sequence ATGGATTTTTGGAGTGCCGCTCAGGCAATCATTCTGGGTATCGTCGAAGGGCTGACCGAGTTCCTGCCGATTTCCAGCACCGGTCACCAGATCATCGTGGCCGACCTGATCGACTTCGGTGGAGAACGCGCCATGGCGTTCAACATCATCATTCAGCTGGGTGCGATCCTGGCGGTAGTTTGGGAGTTTCGCCGCAAGATCGGCGACATCGTCGTCGGTTTGCCCAGGCAGCCTCGCGCACGCCGATTTACCCTCAATCTGCTGATCGCCTTCATGCCGGCAGTGGTGCTGGGGGTGATTTTCGCCGATCTGATCCATCACTACTTGTTCAACCCCATCACCGTGGCTGCGGCGCTGGTGATCGGTGGCGTGATCATGCTCTGGGCCGAACGGCGCGTACATCGGATCGAGGTCGAGCACGTCGATGAGATGAATTGGAGTCATGCGCTGAAAATCGGCTTCGTGCAGTGCCTGGCGATGATTCCCGGCACCTCACGTTCGGGATCGACGATCATCGGCGGTCTGTTGTTCGGGCTGTCTCGCCAGGCTGCCACCGAGTTCTCGTTCTTCCTGGCCATGCCGACCATGGTCGGCGCGGCGGTCTATTCCGGCTACAAGTACCGCGACTTGTTCCAGCCTGCTGATCTGCCGGTGTTCGCCCTGGGCTTCGTGGTGTCGTTCATTTTCGCCATGATCGCCGTGCGCGCGCTGCTCAAATTCATCGCTCACCACAGCTACGCAGCCTTCGCCTGGTACCGCATCGTCTTCGGTGTGCTGATTCTGGCGACCTGGGCATTCGGCTGGGTCGACTGGTCGACGGCGATCGCCTGA
- a CDS encoding DUF1294 domain-containing protein, which produces MTQHTVQRLPLKLAIFIGLCLLPGLGAAHLALSGVSPVPLLLYPLASAITAALYGYDKRQARRQGSRIPEKVLHMGELCGGWPGALLAQQLLRHKTRKLAYQVPFWLIVALHQALWLTPLLLAWQGS; this is translated from the coding sequence ATGACCCAGCACACTGTTCAACGCCTGCCGCTGAAGCTGGCGATCTTCATCGGCCTGTGCCTGCTGCCAGGTCTAGGCGCGGCGCACCTGGCCCTGAGTGGTGTCAGTCCAGTGCCGCTGCTGCTTTACCCCCTGGCCAGCGCGATCACTGCGGCGCTGTACGGCTACGACAAGCGCCAGGCTCGCCGGCAGGGATCGCGCATTCCCGAGAAAGTGCTGCACATGGGCGAACTGTGCGGCGGCTGGCCCGGCGCATTGCTGGCGCAACAACTGCTGCGCCACAAGACGCGCAAACTGGCCTACCAAGTGCCGTTCTGGCTGATCGTGGCCTTGCACCAGGCGTTATGGCTCACGCCGCTGCTGCTGGCGTGGCAAGGTTCCTGA
- a CDS encoding LysR substrate-binding domain-containing protein, translated as MTTPRAFPATRDLNDLFYFTEVVAAGGFAAAGRRLGIPKSRLSRRIAELEARLGTRLLQRTTRQLKLTAVGERYLHHCQAMLLEAEAADEVVASMSSEPRGRLRVSCPVALAHALLPDIITRFLSQYPLVQLDMVLLNRRVDLISEGIDVALRVRELGDEDPALVTRRLSQAQMQLVAAPGFAERLDDPAQLAELPVLGATEADRLVHLRLLHGDGRRHDLALEPRLAVDDFVVRNAAVRAGLGFSALPSLFCEAELERGELVRLLPEWSLPGGWLQAVYPHRRGLLPAVRAWIDHLAASFETCGERYV; from the coding sequence ATGACGACTCCCCGCGCCTTCCCTGCCACCCGCGACCTCAACGACCTGTTCTATTTCACCGAAGTGGTCGCCGCCGGCGGGTTCGCTGCCGCGGGGCGCCGCCTGGGCATTCCGAAATCGCGCCTGTCACGACGCATCGCCGAGCTGGAGGCGCGCCTGGGCACGCGTCTGCTGCAACGCACCACCCGGCAGTTGAAGCTGACCGCCGTCGGTGAGCGCTACCTGCATCACTGTCAAGCAATGCTGCTGGAGGCCGAGGCTGCCGATGAGGTGGTGGCCAGCATGAGCAGCGAGCCGCGCGGACGCTTGCGGGTGTCGTGTCCCGTCGCCCTGGCCCATGCTCTGCTGCCGGACATCATTACCCGCTTTCTCAGCCAATACCCGCTGGTGCAGTTGGACATGGTGTTGCTCAACCGCCGTGTCGACCTGATTTCCGAGGGTATCGATGTGGCCTTGCGGGTGCGCGAGCTGGGCGATGAAGACCCGGCGCTGGTCACTCGCCGGTTGAGCCAGGCGCAGATGCAACTGGTGGCTGCGCCGGGGTTTGCCGAACGCCTCGATGACCCGGCACAACTGGCCGAGTTGCCAGTGCTGGGCGCCACCGAGGCCGACCGGCTGGTGCACTTGCGCCTGCTGCACGGCGACGGCCGCCGCCATGACCTGGCACTCGAGCCGCGGCTGGCGGTGGATGATTTCGTCGTGCGCAATGCCGCCGTGCGCGCAGGGTTGGGCTTCAGTGCCCTGCCCAGCCTGTTCTGCGAGGCGGAACTGGAACGGGGCGAACTGGTGCGGCTGTTGCCGGAATGGTCATTGCCAGGCGGCTGGCTACAGGCTGTCTACCCGCACCGGCGCGGCTTGCTACCGGCCGTGCGGGCGTGGATCGATCATTTGGCGGCGTCGTTCGAGACCTGCGGCGAGCGTTACGTGTAA
- a CDS encoding FMN-dependent NADH-azoreductase — MKLLHIDSSILGEHSASRQLTQQVVQAMQAADPSIEVTYRDLAADAISHFSAATLLAAGTAEQARDAAQAHEVQLSAQTLAEFLAADTVVIGAPMYNFSVPTQLKAWIDRIAVAGQTFRYTEAGPEGLCGGKKVVLVSTAGGMHQGQPSGVGHEDFLRVFLGFIGITDIQVVRAEGLAYGEEQRSSALQGAKAQIAEAFSAA; from the coding sequence ATGAAACTGCTGCATATCGATTCGAGCATTCTCGGCGAGCATTCCGCCTCGCGTCAGCTCACCCAGCAGGTCGTGCAGGCCATGCAGGCCGCTGACCCGAGCATCGAAGTGACCTACCGTGACCTGGCCGCCGACGCCATCAGCCACTTCTCTGCCGCCACGCTGCTGGCCGCCGGTACTGCCGAACAAGCGCGCGATGCCGCCCAGGCCCACGAAGTGCAGCTCAGCGCCCAGACACTGGCCGAGTTCCTTGCCGCCGACACCGTGGTGATCGGTGCGCCAATGTACAACTTCAGTGTGCCGACCCAGCTCAAGGCGTGGATCGACCGCATCGCCGTTGCTGGGCAGACCTTCCGTTACACCGAAGCCGGCCCTGAAGGCCTGTGTGGCGGCAAGAAAGTGGTCTTGGTGTCCACCGCAGGCGGCATGCACCAAGGCCAGCCGAGCGGTGTCGGCCATGAAGATTTCCTGCGCGTGTTCCTCGGCTTCATCGGCATCACCGACATTCAGGTCGTGCGCGCCGAAGGCCTGGCCTACGGTGAAGAGCAGCGCAGCAGCGCCTTGCAGGGCGCCAAGGCGCAGATTGCCGAAGCCTTCAGCGCCGCCTGA